A single region of the Streptomyces caelestis genome encodes:
- a CDS encoding dodecin encodes MSNHTYRVTEIVGTSPDGVDQAIRNGIGRASATLRNLDWFEVTQVRGQLENGQIAHWQVGLKVGFRLEESE; translated from the coding sequence ATGTCGAACCACACCTACCGGGTCACGGAGATCGTCGGCACCTCCCCCGACGGCGTCGACCAGGCCATCCGCAACGGCATCGGCCGGGCATCGGCGACCCTGCGCAACCTGGACTGGTTCGAGGTGACTCAGGTGCGCGGACAGCTCGAGAACGGGCAGATCGCGCACTGGCAGGTGGGGCTGAAGGTGGGCTTCCGGCTGGAGGAGTCCGAGTAG
- the egtD gene encoding L-histidine N(alpha)-methyltransferase — protein sequence MSPFHLTRTLPEDATDAALRADVHRGLTGRPKTLPPKWFYDAHGSDLFEKITELPEYYPTRAEREILLALSGDIAAATRARTLVELGSGSSEKTRHLLDALTDLHTYVPVDVSESALTQAGQALAAERPGLDVHALIADFTAELTLPGTPGPRLVAFLGGTIGNLLPAERAAFLASVRALLTPGDALLLGTDLVKDEGVLVRAYDDAAGVTAAFNKNVLTVINRELGADFEPAAYDHVARWDAEHEWIEMRLRSRTAQTVKVPALDLAVDFAAGEELRTEVSAKFRQEGVRTELFAAGLDLAHWWTDAAGRFALSLSVVR from the coding sequence GTGAGCCCGTTCCACCTCACCCGCACGCTGCCCGAGGACGCCACGGACGCCGCGCTGCGCGCCGACGTCCACCGGGGTCTGACCGGCCGTCCCAAGACGCTGCCGCCGAAGTGGTTCTACGACGCGCACGGCAGCGACCTGTTCGAGAAGATCACCGAACTGCCCGAGTACTACCCGACGCGCGCCGAGCGGGAGATCCTCCTCGCGCTCTCCGGCGACATCGCCGCGGCGACCCGGGCCCGCACTCTGGTCGAGCTCGGCTCCGGCTCCTCGGAGAAGACGCGGCATCTGCTCGACGCGCTGACGGACCTGCACACCTACGTCCCCGTCGACGTCAGCGAGAGCGCCCTCACCCAGGCCGGGCAGGCGCTCGCCGCCGAGCGGCCGGGGCTCGACGTGCACGCGCTGATCGCCGACTTCACCGCGGAACTGACACTGCCCGGCACGCCCGGGCCCCGGCTGGTGGCGTTCCTCGGCGGCACGATCGGCAACCTGCTGCCCGCCGAGCGCGCCGCGTTCCTGGCGTCCGTGCGTGCCCTGCTCACCCCGGGCGATGCCCTGCTGCTGGGCACGGACCTGGTCAAGGACGAGGGGGTGCTGGTGCGGGCGTACGACGACGCGGCCGGGGTGACGGCCGCGTTCAACAAGAACGTGCTCACCGTGATCAACCGCGAGCTCGGCGCCGACTTCGAGCCCGCCGCGTACGACCATGTGGCGCGGTGGGACGCCGAGCACGAGTGGATCGAGATGCGGCTGCGCTCCCGTACGGCGCAGACCGTGAAGGTGCCGGCGCTCGACCTCGCCGTCGACTTCGCGGCGGGCGAGGAGCTGCGCACCGAGGTGTCGGCGAAGTTCCGGCAGGAGGGTGTGCGCACCGAGCTGTTCGCGGCGGGGCTGGACCTGGCCCACTGGTGGACGGACGCGGCGGGCCGGTTCGCGCTGTCGCTGAGCGTGGTGCGCTGA
- the egtC gene encoding ergothioneine biosynthesis protein EgtC, which yields MCRHVAYVGPAEPLGGLLVEPPHGLYRQSWAPRRQRYGTVNADGFGVGWYAEGDPVPARYRRAGPIWADLSFADLARVVRSTALLAAVRDATLSGADAEAAAAPFAAGTWLFSHNGAVKGWPGSLAPVSRSLPPEDLLSLEARNDSALVWALVLARLRSGDEQGQALAETVLEVAAAAPGSRLNLLLTDGDTITATAWGDTLWYLTRPGGGTVVASEPYDDDPHWQEVPDRTLLAASRTDVLLTPLKEPTDAFVPALPEEPRT from the coding sequence ATGTGCCGTCATGTGGCGTACGTGGGACCGGCCGAGCCGCTCGGCGGGCTCCTCGTGGAGCCCCCGCACGGCCTGTACCGGCAGTCCTGGGCGCCCCGGCGGCAGCGGTACGGGACGGTCAACGCCGACGGATTCGGCGTCGGCTGGTACGCCGAGGGTGATCCGGTGCCGGCCCGCTACCGCCGGGCCGGGCCGATCTGGGCGGACCTGTCGTTCGCCGATCTCGCCCGGGTCGTACGGTCCACCGCACTGCTCGCCGCGGTGCGGGACGCGACGTTGTCGGGCGCGGACGCGGAGGCCGCGGCGGCGCCGTTCGCCGCGGGGACCTGGCTGTTCAGTCACAACGGGGCGGTGAAGGGCTGGCCCGGCTCGCTGGCGCCGGTGTCCCGCAGCCTGCCGCCGGAGGACCTGCTGTCTCTGGAGGCCCGCAACGACTCGGCGCTCGTCTGGGCCCTGGTCCTGGCCCGGCTGCGAAGCGGCGACGAGCAGGGCCAGGCACTGGCCGAAACGGTCCTGGAGGTCGCCGCGGCTGCCCCCGGTTCCCGGCTCAACCTGCTGCTCACCGACGGCGACACCATCACCGCGACCGCCTGGGGCGACACCCTCTGGTATCTCACCCGGCCCGGCGGCGGCACCGTCGTGGCCTCCGAGCCCTACGACGACGATCCGCACTGGCAGGAGGTGCCCGACCGCACCCTGCTCGCGGCGAGCCGCACGGACGTGCTGCTCACGCCGCTGAAGGAGCCGACCGACGCCTTCGTGCCCGCACTCCCCGAGGAGCCCCGTACGTGA
- the egtB gene encoding ergothioneine biosynthesis protein EgtB, whose translation MTDTSPAVDADTADPEVLRERAVASLVVARDRTTLLTSCVEDPDLTAQHSPLMSPLVWDLAHIGNQEEQWLLRAVAGHEAIRPEIDGLYDAFEHPRAERPKLPLLSPAEARAYAADVRGRALDVLEKAAFHGTRLTEAGFAFGMIAQHEQQHDETMLITHQLRRGPQALTAPDPEPAPLFTGPSDVLVPGGPFLMGTSDEPWALDNERPAHRREVAPFRIDTTPVTNGAYQAFIEDGGYDDPRWWTADGWAHIRRNSISAPLFWRRDGKQWLRRRFGVTEVVPPDEPVLHVCWYEADAYARWAGRRLPTEAEWEKAARYDPAGDRSMRYPWGDADPGPEHANLGQRHLRPAPAGSYPAGESPLGVRQLIGDVWEWTASDFLPYPGFRAFPYKEYSEVFFGSDHKVLRGGSFAVDAVACRGTFRNWDYPIRRQIFSGFRTACSEDV comes from the coding sequence ATGACCGACACCAGCCCCGCCGTCGACGCCGATACCGCCGACCCGGAGGTTCTCCGCGAGCGCGCGGTCGCCTCGCTGGTCGTCGCCCGCGACCGCACCACCCTGCTGACGAGCTGTGTCGAGGACCCCGACCTGACCGCGCAGCACTCGCCACTGATGTCGCCGCTGGTGTGGGACCTGGCGCACATCGGCAACCAGGAGGAGCAGTGGCTGCTGCGGGCCGTCGCCGGGCACGAGGCGATACGGCCCGAGATCGACGGCCTCTACGACGCGTTCGAGCACCCGCGGGCCGAGCGGCCGAAGCTGCCCCTGCTGTCGCCCGCCGAGGCACGCGCCTACGCGGCCGACGTGCGGGGACGCGCGCTGGACGTGCTGGAGAAGGCCGCGTTCCACGGGACGCGGCTGACGGAGGCCGGGTTCGCCTTCGGGATGATCGCGCAGCACGAACAGCAGCACGACGAGACGATGCTGATCACCCATCAGCTCCGCCGGGGCCCGCAGGCGCTGACCGCGCCCGACCCCGAGCCGGCGCCGCTGTTCACCGGCCCGTCCGACGTCCTCGTCCCCGGCGGCCCCTTCCTGATGGGAACCTCCGACGAGCCGTGGGCCCTGGACAACGAACGGCCCGCGCACCGGCGTGAGGTGGCGCCCTTCCGGATCGACACCACGCCGGTGACGAACGGCGCATACCAGGCGTTCATCGAGGACGGCGGCTACGACGACCCGCGCTGGTGGACGGCGGACGGCTGGGCCCACATCCGCCGCAACTCCATCTCGGCCCCGCTGTTCTGGCGACGGGACGGCAAGCAGTGGCTGCGGCGGCGCTTCGGCGTCACCGAGGTGGTCCCGCCGGACGAGCCGGTACTGCACGTGTGCTGGTACGAGGCCGACGCCTACGCCCGCTGGGCGGGACGCCGGCTGCCCACGGAGGCCGAGTGGGAGAAGGCGGCCCGGTACGACCCGGCCGGTGACCGCTCCATGCGCTACCCGTGGGGCGACGCCGACCCGGGGCCCGAGCACGCCAACCTCGGCCAGCGGCATCTGCGACCGGCGCCGGCCGGGAGCTACCCGGCCGGTGAGTCGCCGCTCGGCGTACGGCAGTTGATCGGCGACGTGTGGGAGTGGACGGCGAGCGACTTCCTGCCGTATCCGGGCTTCAGGGCGTTCCCGTACAAGGAGTACTCGGAGGTCTTCTTCGGGTCCGACCACAAGGTGCTGCGCGGTGGTTCGTTCGCCGTGGACGCGGTGGCCTGCCGGGGCACGTTCCGCAACTGGGACTACCCGATCCGGCGGCAGATCTTCTCCGGGTTCCGCACGGCCTGTTCGGAGGACGTCTGA
- the egtA gene encoding ergothioneine biosynthesis glutamate--cysteine ligase EgtA, with the protein MSDASTAPAGGCTEPHTALSEADVEALVRGICFKTGPPRRLGVEVEWLVHELRAPQLPVTPERLDAAYAALRPLSLRSALTVEPGGQLELSSPPAASLTEVIATVSADLAAVRAVLRDNGLTLVGLGHDPWHEPRRFLREPRYDAMETCLDRTGPSGRAMMCASASVQVCVDAGHEEPGPLGHVRRWWLAHHLGPVLVGAFASSPLAGHRPTGWLSTRQLLWTRIGADRAGGPPLDADPRGAWSRHVLDSPVMCVRRDGGPWDVPEGLTFREWIRTGVPRPPTREDLDYHVTTLFPPVRPRGHLELRMIDAQPGDDGWIVPLAVVAALFDDPETAETAYRAVKPLTERTLGLPAPHNPLWLDAARSGLADAELREVAVTCFTAALDALPRLGAAPEVTDAVADYLDRYVVRGRCPADDLLDRQRATDGRAHGKDPRP; encoded by the coding sequence ATGTCCGATGCGTCTACCGCCCCGGCGGGTGGCTGTACCGAGCCACACACCGCCCTGTCCGAAGCCGACGTCGAGGCCCTGGTCCGCGGCATCTGCTTCAAGACCGGCCCGCCGCGCCGCCTCGGTGTCGAGGTGGAATGGCTCGTCCACGAGCTGCGCGCACCGCAGCTCCCCGTCACACCCGAACGACTCGACGCGGCCTACGCCGCACTGCGGCCCCTGTCCCTGAGGTCGGCGCTCACCGTGGAGCCCGGCGGCCAGCTGGAGCTGAGCTCGCCCCCCGCCGCCTCGCTGACGGAAGTCATCGCCACCGTATCCGCCGACCTCGCCGCCGTCCGCGCGGTCCTGCGCGACAACGGCCTCACGCTGGTCGGCCTCGGCCACGATCCCTGGCACGAACCCCGCCGGTTCCTGCGCGAACCGCGCTACGACGCCATGGAGACCTGCCTCGACCGCACCGGCCCCTCCGGCCGCGCCATGATGTGCGCCTCGGCCTCCGTGCAGGTGTGCGTGGACGCCGGCCACGAGGAGCCGGGGCCCCTCGGCCATGTGCGGCGCTGGTGGCTGGCCCATCATCTGGGCCCGGTCCTGGTGGGCGCGTTCGCCAGCTCCCCGCTCGCCGGCCACCGGCCGACCGGCTGGCTGTCCACCCGGCAGCTGCTGTGGACCCGGATCGGCGCCGACCGGGCGGGCGGACCGCCGCTGGACGCCGATCCGCGCGGCGCCTGGTCCCGGCACGTGCTGGACTCGCCCGTGATGTGCGTACGGCGCGACGGCGGGCCCTGGGACGTCCCGGAGGGCCTCACCTTCCGGGAGTGGATCCGCACGGGCGTCCCCCGGCCGCCCACGCGGGAGGATCTGGACTACCACGTCACGACGCTGTTCCCGCCGGTCAGGCCGCGCGGCCACCTCGAACTGCGCATGATCGACGCGCAGCCCGGCGACGACGGCTGGATCGTGCCGCTGGCCGTGGTGGCGGCGCTGTTCGACGACCCGGAGACCGCCGAGACCGCCTACCGGGCCGTGAAGCCGCTGACCGAGCGGACGCTGGGGCTGCCCGCGCCGCACAACCCGCTGTGGCTCGACGCGGCCCGCAGCGGGCTGGCCGACGCCGAGCTGCGCGAGGTGGCCGTCACGTGCTTCACGGCCGCACTGGACGCCCTGCCCCGGCTCGGCGCCGCGCCCGAGGTGACGGACGCCGTCGCGGACTACCTGGACCGCTACGTCGTCCGGGGACGCTGCCCCGCCGACGACCTGCTCGACCGACAGCGCGCCACGGACGGTCGCGCCCACGGGAAGGACCCGCGCCCATGA
- a CDS encoding type II toxin-antitoxin system PemK/MazF family toxin, which translates to MTPFTDENIPGRSGPSATVQADPREVGRVRTEYSPAHDGDPDPGEIVWTWVPFEENDGRGKDRPVLVVAREPAGTFLAVQLSSKRHDGHREWVPIGSGPWDRSGRESWVDVDRVLRLHEDGMRREACALDRMRFNLVRHRLRERYGWS; encoded by the coding sequence GTGACCCCGTTTACCGATGAGAACATCCCGGGCCGCTCCGGCCCCTCCGCCACCGTCCAGGCCGATCCGCGCGAGGTGGGCCGGGTGCGCACCGAGTACTCGCCCGCGCACGACGGGGACCCCGACCCCGGCGAGATCGTCTGGACGTGGGTGCCCTTCGAGGAGAACGACGGGCGCGGCAAGGACCGCCCGGTACTCGTGGTCGCCCGCGAGCCGGCGGGGACCTTCCTCGCCGTGCAGCTGTCCAGCAAACGGCACGACGGCCATCGGGAGTGGGTGCCGATCGGCAGCGGTCCGTGGGACCGGTCGGGCCGCGAGTCGTGGGTCGACGTGGACCGGGTCCTGCGCCTGCACGAGGACGGCATGCGCCGGGAGGCCTGCGCCCTGGACCGTATGCGGTTCAACCTCGTGAGGCACCGGCTGCGGGAGCGCTACGGCTGGAGCTGA
- a CDS encoding amidase: MTLDRAAGLAETARALAAGDVTSRALVEQALARIEATQGSINAFRIVRAEAALAEAEAADRELAAGVSKPLLGVPVAVKDDMDVAGEPTAFGCCGEFPPVAEDGEAVRRLRAAGAVIVGKTNTCEFGQWPFTEGPAFGATRNPWSTAHTPGGSSGGSAAAVAAGLVPAALGSDGAGSVRIPAAWTHLVGIKPQRGRVSTWPRGESFQGITVNGTLARTVADAALLLDAASGNHPQDPHKPPAVDASAAVGRDPGRLRVALALTPPFTAVPARLLPEVRARVVELAERLAASGHTVEEADPPYGQIGLTFVPRATAGIAERVAEAPFPALLDRRTRGSARLGRLLGGAPLRAARRAETVLHRRIGGFFTSYDVVLAPTTAAPPPRIGALLELSGFATDRAMIAACPYAWPWNVLGWPGVNVPAGFTADGLPVGAQLLGPANSEPLLLQVAAQLEAELRWHEKWPAPPVTERSAAA, translated from the coding sequence ATGACGCTCGACCGTGCCGCAGGCCTTGCGGAGACCGCCCGAGCGCTGGCCGCCGGGGACGTGACGTCCCGGGCGCTGGTCGAGCAGGCGCTGGCGCGGATCGAGGCGACGCAGGGCAGCATCAACGCCTTCCGGATCGTCCGGGCCGAGGCGGCGCTCGCCGAGGCCGAGGCCGCCGACCGGGAGCTGGCCGCGGGCGTGAGCAAGCCGCTGCTCGGGGTGCCCGTGGCGGTGAAGGACGACATGGACGTGGCCGGCGAACCGACCGCCTTCGGCTGCTGCGGGGAGTTCCCGCCGGTCGCCGAGGACGGCGAGGCGGTGCGGCGGCTGCGCGCGGCCGGGGCCGTGATCGTCGGCAAGACCAACACCTGCGAGTTCGGGCAGTGGCCCTTCACCGAGGGGCCGGCCTTCGGCGCGACGCGCAATCCGTGGAGTACGGCCCATACGCCCGGTGGCTCCTCGGGCGGCTCGGCCGCCGCGGTCGCCGCCGGCCTGGTGCCCGCCGCGCTCGGCTCGGACGGCGCCGGGTCGGTACGGATCCCGGCCGCCTGGACCCATCTGGTCGGCATCAAGCCGCAGCGCGGCCGCGTCTCCACCTGGCCGCGCGGCGAGTCCTTCCAGGGGATCACCGTCAACGGCACCCTGGCCCGTACGGTCGCCGACGCGGCCCTGCTGCTGGACGCGGCGAGCGGCAACCACCCGCAGGACCCGCACAAGCCCCCGGCCGTCGACGCCTCGGCGGCCGTCGGCCGCGACCCCGGGCGGCTGCGCGTCGCGCTCGCCCTCACACCGCCGTTCACGGCGGTGCCCGCCCGCCTCCTGCCGGAGGTGCGGGCCCGGGTGGTCGAACTCGCCGAACGGCTCGCCGCGTCGGGGCACACGGTCGAGGAGGCGGACCCGCCGTACGGGCAGATCGGACTGACCTTCGTGCCGCGCGCGACGGCCGGGATCGCCGAGCGGGTGGCCGAGGCGCCCTTCCCGGCGCTGCTGGACCGGCGCACCCGGGGCTCGGCCCGGCTGGGCCGGCTGCTCGGCGGAGCACCACTGCGAGCGGCCCGGCGGGCGGAGACCGTCCTGCACCGCCGTATCGGCGGATTCTTCACCTCGTACGACGTCGTCCTCGCGCCCACGACCGCCGCTCCCCCGCCCCGTATCGGCGCCCTGCTGGAACTCAGCGGTTTCGCCACCGACCGGGCGATGATCGCCGCCTGCCCGTACGCCTGGCCGTGGAACGTGCTGGGCTGGCCGGGCGTCAACGTGCCCGCCGGTTTCACGGCGGACGGTCTGCCCGTCGGGGCCCAGTTGCTCGGTCCGGCGAACAGCGAACCGCTTCTGCTGCAGGTGGCCGCGCAGTTGGAGGCGGAGCTGCGCTGGCACGAGAAGTGGCCGGCGCCGCCGGTCACGGAACGGTCCGCTGCCGCCTGA
- a CDS encoding glycoside hydrolase family 43 protein, translating into MTSHPAAPSRRTLLRTLAALPASALLLGEAPGLLGSALAAAPPNGSATRYTIVPFLNSNDGTVNVYQSDDATDFRLLRSSAYTPPAGRIRDASVIRHTDGYYYVTYTTRTWQDTSTTIGFARSSDRVNWTFLYNYTVPVANLSRAWAPEWFVDSDGSVNIIVSCSTTNDQWIFTPYLLRATNSALTAWSSPVALAGIGANHIDTFIVKIGSTYHAFPKNETTKYIEYATASNLTGPYTIRRTGDWAGWGSYREGPALVQLDNGGWRIFFDGYGDGSYYYSDSYDTFATWTAPAALPGISGTARHFTVVKETVSGGPSLPRNTTRSFRSGNYATRYWQQQSSLLNLPVVSSSSTTAEKRAATFTVVAGLADASGYSFRDAAGNYLRHWDFRARFDPNDGTSTFAKDATFILRTGTASGSVRFESYNYPGYYLRHYAYQLRVERPNGTDLFRQDSSFVPVTAWA; encoded by the coding sequence GTGACCTCACACCCCGCCGCCCCGTCCCGCCGCACACTGCTGCGCACCCTGGCCGCCCTGCCCGCCTCGGCGCTGCTGCTGGGCGAGGCGCCCGGACTGCTCGGCAGCGCCCTGGCCGCCGCACCGCCGAACGGCTCCGCCACCCGGTACACGATCGTGCCGTTCCTCAACAGCAACGACGGCACGGTCAACGTCTACCAGTCGGACGACGCCACCGACTTCCGGCTGCTGCGCTCCTCGGCGTACACGCCGCCGGCGGGCCGGATCCGCGACGCCAGCGTCATCAGACACACGGACGGCTACTACTACGTCACCTACACCACCCGCACCTGGCAGGACACCAGTACGACCATCGGCTTCGCCCGCAGCTCCGACCGCGTCAACTGGACGTTCCTGTACAACTACACCGTCCCCGTCGCCAACCTCTCCCGCGCCTGGGCGCCCGAGTGGTTCGTCGACAGCGACGGCAGCGTCAACATCATCGTGTCCTGCTCCACCACGAACGACCAGTGGATCTTCACTCCGTACCTGCTCAGGGCCACGAACTCCGCCCTGACGGCCTGGAGTTCACCGGTGGCGCTCGCGGGCATCGGCGCCAACCACATCGACACGTTCATCGTGAAGATCGGCTCGACGTACCACGCCTTCCCGAAGAACGAGACGACCAAGTACATCGAGTACGCCACCGCCTCGAACCTCACCGGCCCGTACACGATCCGCAGGACGGGCGACTGGGCGGGCTGGGGCAGCTACCGCGAGGGGCCGGCGCTGGTGCAGCTCGACAACGGCGGCTGGCGCATCTTCTTCGACGGCTACGGCGACGGCAGCTACTACTACTCCGACAGTTACGACACCTTCGCCACCTGGACGGCACCGGCCGCGCTGCCCGGGATCTCCGGCACGGCACGGCACTTCACGGTCGTCAAGGAAACGGTCTCCGGCGGCCCGAGCCTGCCCCGGAACACCACCCGCTCCTTCCGGTCCGGCAACTACGCGACCCGCTACTGGCAGCAGCAGTCCTCGCTCCTCAACCTGCCCGTGGTCAGCAGCTCCAGCACCACCGCCGAGAAGCGGGCCGCCACCTTCACGGTCGTCGCCGGCCTGGCCGACGCGAGCGGCTACTCCTTCCGCGACGCGGCCGGCAACTACCTGCGCCACTGGGACTTCCGCGCCCGCTTCGACCCGAACGACGGTACGAGCACGTTCGCCAAGGACGCCACGTTCATCCTCCGGACCGGCACGGCATCCGGCTCCGTCCGCTTCGAGTCGTACAACTACCCCGGGTACTACCTGCGCCACTACGCCTACCAGCTCCGCGTGGAACGCCCGAACGGAACGGACCTGTTCCGGCAGGACAGCTCGTTTGTGCCGGTGACGGCTTGGGCCTGA
- a CDS encoding polysaccharide deacetylase family protein — MPRHALAPTLLLLGSLALTAACATGSPPADSAPSVDGPSRTGGNDTGTQVDLSKLKGVNIVSDSSTDRSCPWATSYPDVPGADAMTAAMKKDVERRLAVFLGEDTGGQATGCGGMDGLEGPELNVSFSFLVASGDVLGVRLGTVDRTSNADGLATEAYWYDGAAKEYRPSPGLIADGSRDAFVSAVKKRLEKREGVTPDTVAALDDQESRDVYLDDMAFTADGDLKVDFDRGTVGVPPAGRISVTLPKATVTPWLSDFGSRAQQQTTDPDDKLDLGAVHTPAPTVAAQPDPGEDTTDCSQVKCIALTFDDGPAAPETGTLLTYLAQYKARATFFVVGQNVAAHPDIVRAEMKSGHEIANHSWNHPVLTNLTPTQIRSQLERTNAAIKAATGKEPTLFRPPYGAIDGNVRAATSLSPVLWDMDTLDWKSHDPAKVAQTVISQAEPNDVVLIHDIHPTSVAAVPEILRTLTGRGYHFVTTSHLRATM, encoded by the coding sequence ATGCCTCGACACGCCCTCGCCCCCACGCTCCTCCTGCTCGGCTCACTCGCCCTGACAGCCGCCTGCGCCACCGGCTCGCCACCGGCGGACTCGGCGCCCTCCGTGGACGGCCCGTCCCGGACCGGAGGGAACGACACCGGCACCCAGGTCGACCTGAGCAAGCTCAAGGGCGTCAACATCGTCAGCGACAGCAGCACCGACCGCTCCTGCCCCTGGGCCACGAGCTACCCGGACGTCCCCGGCGCCGACGCGATGACGGCCGCGATGAAGAAGGATGTGGAGAGACGCCTTGCGGTCTTCCTCGGTGAGGACACCGGCGGGCAGGCCACGGGCTGCGGCGGCATGGACGGCTTGGAGGGACCCGAGCTGAACGTCAGCTTCTCGTTCCTCGTGGCCTCCGGCGACGTGCTGGGCGTACGCCTGGGGACGGTCGACCGTACGTCGAACGCGGACGGCCTGGCCACTGAGGCGTACTGGTACGACGGTGCCGCCAAGGAGTACCGGCCGTCCCCGGGTCTCATCGCGGACGGTTCCCGGGACGCCTTCGTCTCGGCCGTGAAGAAGCGCCTGGAGAAGCGGGAGGGGGTCACCCCCGACACCGTCGCGGCCCTCGACGACCAGGAGAGCCGCGACGTCTACCTGGACGACATGGCCTTCACCGCCGACGGCGATCTGAAGGTGGACTTCGACCGGGGCACGGTCGGCGTCCCCCCGGCCGGCCGCATCTCCGTCACCCTGCCCAAGGCGACCGTCACCCCCTGGTTGTCCGACTTCGGCAGCCGCGCCCAGCAGCAGACCACCGACCCGGACGACAAGCTCGACCTCGGTGCCGTCCACACCCCCGCCCCGACCGTCGCCGCACAGCCGGACCCGGGCGAGGACACCACGGACTGCTCCCAGGTCAAGTGCATCGCCCTGACCTTCGACGACGGCCCCGCCGCCCCCGAGACAGGAACGCTGCTCACGTACCTCGCCCAGTACAAGGCACGGGCCACCTTCTTCGTCGTCGGCCAGAACGTCGCCGCCCACCCCGACATCGTCCGCGCCGAGATGAAGTCCGGCCACGAGATCGCCAACCACTCCTGGAACCACCCGGTCCTCACCAACCTCACCCCTACCCAGATCCGCTCCCAGCTGGAGCGCACCAATGCGGCGATCAAGGCCGCCACGGGCAAGGAACCGACGCTCTTCCGCCCGCCGTACGGCGCCATCGACGGCAACGTCCGGGCGGCCACCAGCCTCTCCCCCGTCCTGTGGGACATGGACACCCTGGACTGGAAGTCCCACGACCCGGCCAAGGTCGCCCAGACCGTCATCTCCCAGGCCGAGCCGAACGACGTCGTCCTGATCCACGACATCCACCCCACCTCGGTCGCCGCCGTCCCCGAGATCCTGCGCACCCTCACCGGCCGCGGCTACCACTTCGTCACCACCAGCCACCTGCGCGCCACGATGTGA
- a CDS encoding LCP family protein encodes MATVFLALLGVGAAFAYRDLNDNIASQDVDGQLNADVRPERKAPGAVNVLLLGSDSRSGANREYGRDEGSARSDTAMVVHMANGRRDASVISIPRDTLVDRPACSTKSGVAPAARAVMFNSAYSTGGMTCTVATVERLSGLRMDHVVEIDFTGFKKLVDTLGGVRVNVPQDIRDPYSHVHLSKGTQRLNGEQALGLVRTRHGIGDGSDLGRIKLQQTFMKALITQIRSADLLTDPVRLYRLLDDLTSAITTDKGLGSLSSLASFARSLDGLDADRVDFRTLPVAPAPQDPNRVVPREPQANAVWQALSADEPLPARSEKGGQP; translated from the coding sequence ATGGCGACCGTCTTTCTGGCGCTCCTGGGGGTTGGCGCGGCCTTCGCCTACCGGGATCTGAACGACAACATTGCTTCTCAGGACGTCGACGGGCAGCTGAACGCCGACGTTCGGCCGGAGCGGAAGGCGCCGGGAGCGGTGAATGTGCTGCTGCTCGGGTCTGATTCGCGGTCGGGAGCCAACCGTGAGTACGGGCGCGACGAAGGCAGCGCCCGCTCCGACACGGCCATGGTCGTCCATATGGCCAACGGCCGCAGGGACGCCTCGGTGATCAGCATCCCCCGGGACACCCTGGTCGACCGGCCGGCCTGCTCCACCAAGTCCGGAGTCGCTCCGGCCGCGCGGGCGGTCATGTTCAACTCCGCCTACTCCACCGGAGGCATGACCTGCACGGTCGCCACGGTCGAGCGGCTGTCCGGTCTGCGGATGGATCACGTCGTGGAGATCGACTTCACCGGTTTCAAAAAGCTGGTCGACACGCTCGGCGGCGTGCGCGTGAACGTCCCGCAGGACATCCGTGATCCCTACAGCCACGTCCATCTGTCCAAGGGAACACAGCGCCTGAACGGCGAGCAGGCCCTCGGCCTCGTACGGACCCGGCACGGCATCGGCGACGGCAGCGACCTCGGCCGCATCAAGCTCCAGCAGACCTTCATGAAAGCCCTGATCACCCAGATACGCTCCGCCGACCTGCTGACGGATCCCGTGCGGCTGTACCGGCTGCTCGACGACCTCACCAGCGCCATCACCACGGACAAGGGACTCGGCTCGCTGTCGTCGCTGGCCTCCTTCGCCCGTTCCCTCGACGGCCTGGACGCCGACCGGGTCGACTTCCGTACCCTGCCGGTCGCTCCCGCCCCGCAGGACCCCAACCGGGTTGTCCCCCGGGAACCGCAGGCGAACGCCGTGTGGCAGGCACTGAGCGCGGACGAGCCGTTGCCCGCCCGGAGTGAGAAGGGTGGACAGCCGTGA